In Methylotenera versatilis 79, the DNA window CGATTGCGATTTGGCTGCGTGATTTTGTTATAGGTGTATTCTTTAACCGAGTAAAGACGGCGATATTCCAGCGGAAAATCGCGAATTAATGCAGATGCTAACAGTGCCAAATCATTCGCTGTCGTGTAATGATTGCTATCTGGTAAGCCAGTCGCATTCATATAATGCGTATTTTTCATGCCGAGTTTTGCGGCCTGTTTGTTCATCATATCGGCAAATTGTTCTTCCGCACCAGCAACACCTTCCGCCAATGCAATCGATGAATCATTACCGGATTGAATAATCGTGCCATGCAAAAGCTCATCTACTGTCACGGGTTTATTCGGCTCAATAAACATTTTAGAGCCTTCCACTTTCCAAGCTTTTTCTGATACAGGCAGTATTTGTTCTAACTTTAAATGTCCTTGCTGAATCGCGCTAAATACCACGTAAGCCGTCATGATTTTAGTCAGCGATGCTGGCTCGATGCGCTCATCTTTTTTGTAAGAGGCGATTGCAGTACCGCTGTTAAAGTCCTGCAACAGATAGGCTTTTACCGCCAGTGTTGGTGGGGGCGCAATTTGTGCAGCCAAAGTTGCTGTGCTTGAAAATAGCAAGCTGGTGAAAAGTGATAGGTAGAGTGAGATACGCATAGTTTTAATTAAATAATCTTGTATTAAATAGTTTTTTTGGTTTTATAAATTGTATAAATTTAAAGGTTAAGTAGTTTTATTAGATAACTTTAAATGCATGCTAGTGAGTTGAATGGTTAGATGAAAATCTACTTATTGATTAACAATAATAGCAGACAAATTCAG includes these proteins:
- a CDS encoding D-alanyl-D-alanine carboxypeptidase family protein; this encodes MRISLYLSLFTSLLFSSTATLAAQIAPPPTLAVKAYLLQDFNSGTAIASYKKDERIEPASLTKIMTAYVVFSAIQQGHLKLEQILPVSEKAWKVEGSKMFIEPNKPVTVDELLHGTIIQSGNDSSIALAEGVAGAEEQFADMMNKQAAKLGMKNTHYMNATGLPDSNHYTTANDLALLASALIRDFPLEYRRLYSVKEYTYNKITQPNRNRLLWLDANVDGMKTGHTESAGYCLISSSKRGDTRLVSVVLGAVSESMRASESQKLLNYGFQFYESTLVYKQAQTINNLRVFKGQEKTVAATVAKDFYLTLPKGDYAKVKASMTSQQPLIAPIKVGQVIGKITFTLDGKIINEQKLFAARSVEQAGFFGRIADSIRLMLQ